The following proteins are co-located in the Cydia fagiglandana chromosome 2, ilCydFagi1.1, whole genome shotgun sequence genome:
- the LOC134679559 gene encoding uncharacterized protein LOC134679559 encodes MEDNIVNHILCLHKQGQWKEICDSFHNHPDRSKVLWVFPSEENFAFIADSVKELGCDRVLSVGCGSGLLEWMITQATCLPTSGIEVDGAWWRCKYAPPTFIPLLFTAPTLEKDIIRLLHSTTTALLFCYFNNRPAFEEYLKHFTGKVLIIIGPGDGKGVHTDPRPFGDVGEEWTLLKSQEVRSSFDFIAVYRRDQQ; translated from the exons ATGGAAGACAATATAGTGAACCACATACTTTGCCTACACAAGCAGGGGCAGTGGAAGGAGATCTGCGATAGTTTCCACAACCACCCGGACCGGAGCAAGGTGTTGTGGGTGTTCCCTAGTGAAGAGAACTTCGCGTTTATCGCAGACAGTGTCAAGGAGTTGGGGTGTGATAGGGTGCTCAGTGTGGGGTGTGGGAGTGGGCTGCTGGAGTGGATGATCACACAGGCTACAT GTCTCCCCACATCAGGCATCGAAGTGGACGGCGCGTGGTGGCGCTGCAAGTACGCGCCGCCAACCTTCATACCCCTCCTCTTCACCGCCCCTACGTTAGAAAAGGACATCATACGACTACTGCACTCTACCACCACAGCGCTGCTCTTCTGTTACTTCAATAATAGACCTGCTTTCGAAGAGTATTTAAAGCATTTTACGGGAAAAGTGTTAATAATTATAGGGCCGGGGGATGGGAAGGGCGTGCATACCGACCCGAGGCCTTTTGGGGATGTGGGGGAGGAATGGACGCTGCTCAAATCTCAGGAGGTTAGGAgcagttttgattttattgcgGTTTATCGCAGGGACCAGCAATAG